The Pagrus major chromosome 10, Pma_NU_1.0 genome contains a region encoding:
- the gigyf1a gene encoding GRB10-interacting GYF protein 1 isoform X3: protein MTAETLNFGPEWLRALSSGGSVTSPPPSPAMPKYKLAEYRYGREEMLALYIKDNKVPEDMQDKEFAAILQDEPMQPLALVPLTEEEQRNFSMSVNSVAVLRLMGKGVGGAAPAGVVRGRGATRGGRGRGRGEGGFYQRSIEEAEVGFGRSVREIHRSQSWDDRGERRFEKPLRREVGRPGFEESAGPGGPGRKEYTRADSDNWRTLREEQDEEEGEPGSSWRLTGPRRDDGGPRSAGWRDHAAPGESRRRKFDFDFRDSDGHGGGRRRAGSDGLEDDRDGLPEWCTDEEDGEMGTFDSSGAFMPMKKGGKETILEEEFEFKGIEEEEEEESFIDMERNSAEGDKEKESKEAGSAVGDGETKPASPSSSPPIHCTPPFVEPRPSNAGLVVDNPQLNNSHPVKASSTPSEDVAPVGGSKTQLSPSVVASSSLPPPPPSSAAPLLPPSGGDTEDDEGMKHLQQEAEKMVASLQDTSLEEECFTQALQQQQESRNTAAALPLSHEAAMKWFYKDPQGEIQGPFTTVEMCEWFQAGYFTMTLLVKRGCDEGFQPLGDVIKMWGRVPFAPGPSPPPLLGNLDQERLKKQQELAAAAALYQQLQQQQLFQLINRCSEQGMISRSMSVPDTGSMWDMHTSASQPSGGEASLWDITMNPSTQGPTLEQLQKLQQERRDAELRAKREEEEQRKRREEKRRQQEEQKRREEEELFRRKQCRQQQELIMKLLQQAPQQQGPGAGGSGWSGAPSSGLAKAGKPPALALLEMQQEAERLLKQQQQQRAQQRERHSGMSMGSSSMGGQWVDGVGMWGGPGGMEGKGGSGGSSGSMGMWDEAVKNQAGLRGNSNNNMGLKNSRSSPSLSDQYMMRRKRTDEEEKLLKLLQGMKPQDGFTTWCEQMLHALNTSANNSSSSLDVATIVAYLKEVESPYAVLDFIRCYLGDTVEAKEFAKQFLERRAKQKANQQRQQQLSKDVSGLNMNFPLQDSMRGMNPSTLQSMFQANHMGKAGLYDNQGGKMKKKQPMMLHSDPSILGYSFHNAGECLSLNEMEMVEDY from the exons ATGACTGCTGAGACTCTTAACTTCGGCCCAGAATG GCTCCGTGCACTGTCCAGTGGGGGGAGTGTGACGTCCCCCCCTCCTTCCCCCGCCATGCCAAAGTACAAGCTGGCCGAGTACCGCTACGGCCGAGAGGAGATGTTAGCACTTTATATCAAAGACAACAAG gtCCCAGAGGACATGCAGGATAAGGAGTTTGCTGCTATTCTGCAAGATGAGCCCATGCAGCCACTGGCACTGGTGCCTCTcactgaggaggagcag AGGAACTTCTCCATGTCTGTGAACAGTGTGGCGGTgctgaggctcatgggaaaAGGGGTGGGTGGGGCCGCCCCAGCTGGAGTGGTCCGAGGACGAGGGGCCACACGAGGTGGTCGAG GACGAGGTCGTGGTGAAGGTGGATTCTACCAAAGAAGTATTGAAGAAGCAGAGGTGGGTTTCGGCCGCAGCGTCCGAGAGATACATCGCAGCCAGAGCTGGGATGACCG GGGCGAGCGTCGTTTTGAGAAGCCACTGCGGCGGGAGGTGGGGCGTCCTGGCTTTGAAGAGTCTGCAGGTCCCGGGGGTCCAGGGAGGAAGGAGTACACAAGGGCTGACAGCGATAACTGGCGCACCCTCCGGGAGGAGCAGGACGAGGAAGAAGGGGAGCCAggcagcagctggagacttaCTGGACCCCGCAGGGATG ATGGTGGTCCTCGCTCAGCAGGCTGGCGGGACCATGCCGCTCCAGGTGAGAGTCGTCGGAGGAAGTTTGATTTCGACTTCCGGGACTCTGATGGTCATGGCGGTGGCCGCCGGCGCGCAGGCAGTGACGGACTTGAGGATGACAGGGACGGCCTGCCCGAGTGGTGTACAGATGAGGAGGATGGGGAGATGGGCACTTTTGACTCCTCTGGAGCTTTCATGCCTATGAAG AAGGGTGGCAAGGAGACAATCCTGGAGGAGGAGTTTGAGTTTAAGGGgatagaagaggaagaagaggaggagagcttCATTGACATGGAGAGGAACAGTgctgaaggagacaaagaaaagg AGAGTAAAGAAGCTGGCTCTGCTGTAGGAGATGGTGAGACAAAGCCAGCAtcaccctcttcttctcctccaatCCACTGTACCCCTCCATTTGTGGAGCCTCGGCCCAGCAACGCTGGACTAGTGGTGGACAACCCTCAGCTGAACAACAGCCACCCTGTCAAGGCCAGCAGCACACCCAGTGAAG atGTGGCTCCAGTAGGGGGCTCCAAGACCCAGCTGAGCCCAAGTGTCGTTGCCTCCTCCAGTCTGCCTCCCCCACCcccttcctctgctgctcctctcctccctccatctggAGGAGACACCGAGGATGATGAGGGCATGAAGCACCTGCAGCAG gaggcAGAGAAGATGGTGGCATCACTGCAGGACACTTCTTTGGAGGAGGAGTGTTTCACCcaggctctgcagcagcagcaggagagcaggaacacagcagctgctctgccGCTGTCACATGAGGCTGCGATGAAGTGGTTCTACAAGGACCCACAGGGAGAGATCcagg GCCCTTTCACCACAGTGGAGATGTGCGAGTGGTTCCAGGCTGGCTATTTCACCATGACCCTGCTGGTGAAGCGGGGCTGCGACGAAGGCTTTCAACCCCTGGGGGACGTCATCAAGATGTGGGGGCGTGTCCCCTTTGCCCCAGGGCCCTCCCCGCCCCCCCTGCTG GGAAACCTGGACCAGGAGCGCCTGAAAAAGCAACAGGAGCTGGCAGCCGCAGCAGCTCTGTATCAGCagctccaacagcagcagctattCCAGCTCATTAACAG GTGCAGTGAGCAGGGTATGATAAGCAGATCGATGTCAGTGCCAGATACAGGGTCCATGTGGGACATGCATACCTCAGCTTCACAGCCGTCAG GCGGTGAAGCCAGTCTTTGGGACATAACAATGAATCCTTCTACTCAGGGTCCAACTCTCGAACAGCTTCAAAAG CTCCAGCAGGAGAGGCGAGACGCTGAACTCAGGGCGAAgcgtgaggaggaggagcagcgtaagaggagggaggagaagaggaggcaacaggaggagcagaagaggagggaggaggaagagctcTTCAGACGCAAGCAG TGTCGTCAGCAGCAGGAACTGATCATGAAATTGCTGCAGCAGGCCCCTCAGCAGCAGGGTCCTGGGGCAGGTGGCTCAGGCTGGAGCGGGGCTCCCTCCTCTGGGCTCGCCAAAGCAGGAAAGCCCCCGGCTCTTGCTCTGCTGGAAATGcagcaggaggcagagaggctcctgaagcagcagcagcaacagagagCCCAGCAGAGAGAACGC CACTCCGGCATGTCAATGGGGAGCTCCTCCATGGGAGGGCAGTGGGTGGATGGTGTTGGTATGTGGGGCGGTCCTGGAGGTATGGAGGGTAAGGGTGGCAGTGGAGGCTCCTCAGGCAGCATGGGCATGTGGGACGAGGCTGTGAAGAACCAGGCCGGCCTGCGtggcaacagcaacaacaacatgggCTTGAAGAACAGTCGCAGCAGTCCTTCACTCAG TGATCAGTACATGATGCGTCGTAAGCGGactgatgaggaggagaagctgctgaagctgctgcagggcATGAAGCCTCAGGACGGCTTCACCACCTGGTGTGAACAGATGCTGCACGCTCTCAACACCTCTGCCAAcaactcatcctcctctctggaTG TTGCCACGATTGTGGCATATCTGAAGGAGGTGGAGTCTCCCTATGCAGTGCTGGACTTCATCCGGTGCTACCTAGGGGACACAGTGGAAGCCAAAGAGTTCGCCAAACAGTTTCTGGAGCGACGTGCCAAACAGAAAGCCAACcaacagaggcagcagcag TTATCAAAGGATGTGTCTGGATTGAACATGAACTTCCCTCTGCAG GACTCAATGCGAGGTATGAATCCAAGCACCCTGCAGTCCATGTTTCAAGCCAACCACATGGGCAAGGCTGGTCTCTATGACAACCAGGGggggaagatgaagaagaaacagcCCATGATGCTGCACTCTGACCCCAGCATCCTAG ggTACTCATTCCACAATGCGGGCGAGTGTCTGAGCCTGAATGAGATGGAGATGGTGGAGGATTACTGA
- the gigyf1a gene encoding GRB10-interacting GYF protein 1 isoform X1, with protein MTAETLNFGPEWLRALSSGGSVTSPPPSPAMPKYKLAEYRYGREEMLALYIKDNKVPEDMQDKEFAAILQDEPMQPLALVPLTEEEQRNFSMSVNSVAVLRLMGKGVGGAAPAGVVRGRGATRGGRGRGRGEGGFYQRSIEEAEVGFGRSVREIHRSQSWDDRGERRFEKPLRREVGRPGFEESAGPGGPGRKEYTRADSDNWRTLREEQDEEEGEPGSSWRLTGPRRDDGGPRSAGWRDHAAPGESRRRKFDFDFRDSDGHGGGRRRAGSDGLEDDRDGLPEWCTDEEDGEMGTFDSSGAFMPMKKGGKETILEEEFEFKGIEEEEEEESFIDMERNSAEGDKEKESKEAGSAVGDGETKPASPSSSPPIHCTPPFVEPRPSNAGLVVDNPQLNNSHPVKASSTPSEDVAPVGGSKTQLSPSVVASSSLPPPPPSSAAPLLPPSGGDTEDDEGMKHLQQEAEKMVASLQDTSLEEECFTQALQQQQESRNTAAALPLSHEAAMKWFYKDPQGEIQGPFTTVEMCEWFQAGYFTMTLLVKRGCDEGFQPLGDVIKMWGRVPFAPGPSPPPLLVRQPPPTQRPQPTRGPAGTVSQSSANVEDGEGRMQRRGKIDRQVTGNLDQERLKKQQELAAAAALYQQLQQQQLFQLINRCSEQGMISRSMSVPDTGSMWDMHTSASQPSGGEASLWDITMNPSTQGPTLEQLQKLQQERRDAELRAKREEEEQRKRREEKRRQQEEQKRREEEELFRRKQCRQQQELIMKLLQQAPQQQGPGAGGSGWSGAPSSGLAKAGKPPALALLEMQQEAERLLKQQQQQRAQQRERHSGMSMGSSSMGGQWVDGVGMWGGPGGMEGKGGSGGSSGSMGMWDEAVKNQAGLRGNSNNNMGLKNSRSSPSLSDQYMMRRKRTDEEEKLLKLLQGMKPQDGFTTWCEQMLHALNTSANNSSSSLDVATIVAYLKEVESPYAVLDFIRCYLGDTVEAKEFAKQFLERRAKQKANQQRQQQLSKDVSGLNMNFPLQDSMRGMNPSTLQSMFQANHMGKAGLYDNQGGKMKKKQPMMLHSDPSILGYSFHNAGECLSLNEMEMVEDY; from the exons ATGACTGCTGAGACTCTTAACTTCGGCCCAGAATG GCTCCGTGCACTGTCCAGTGGGGGGAGTGTGACGTCCCCCCCTCCTTCCCCCGCCATGCCAAAGTACAAGCTGGCCGAGTACCGCTACGGCCGAGAGGAGATGTTAGCACTTTATATCAAAGACAACAAG gtCCCAGAGGACATGCAGGATAAGGAGTTTGCTGCTATTCTGCAAGATGAGCCCATGCAGCCACTGGCACTGGTGCCTCTcactgaggaggagcag AGGAACTTCTCCATGTCTGTGAACAGTGTGGCGGTgctgaggctcatgggaaaAGGGGTGGGTGGGGCCGCCCCAGCTGGAGTGGTCCGAGGACGAGGGGCCACACGAGGTGGTCGAG GACGAGGTCGTGGTGAAGGTGGATTCTACCAAAGAAGTATTGAAGAAGCAGAGGTGGGTTTCGGCCGCAGCGTCCGAGAGATACATCGCAGCCAGAGCTGGGATGACCG GGGCGAGCGTCGTTTTGAGAAGCCACTGCGGCGGGAGGTGGGGCGTCCTGGCTTTGAAGAGTCTGCAGGTCCCGGGGGTCCAGGGAGGAAGGAGTACACAAGGGCTGACAGCGATAACTGGCGCACCCTCCGGGAGGAGCAGGACGAGGAAGAAGGGGAGCCAggcagcagctggagacttaCTGGACCCCGCAGGGATG ATGGTGGTCCTCGCTCAGCAGGCTGGCGGGACCATGCCGCTCCAGGTGAGAGTCGTCGGAGGAAGTTTGATTTCGACTTCCGGGACTCTGATGGTCATGGCGGTGGCCGCCGGCGCGCAGGCAGTGACGGACTTGAGGATGACAGGGACGGCCTGCCCGAGTGGTGTACAGATGAGGAGGATGGGGAGATGGGCACTTTTGACTCCTCTGGAGCTTTCATGCCTATGAAG AAGGGTGGCAAGGAGACAATCCTGGAGGAGGAGTTTGAGTTTAAGGGgatagaagaggaagaagaggaggagagcttCATTGACATGGAGAGGAACAGTgctgaaggagacaaagaaaagg AGAGTAAAGAAGCTGGCTCTGCTGTAGGAGATGGTGAGACAAAGCCAGCAtcaccctcttcttctcctccaatCCACTGTACCCCTCCATTTGTGGAGCCTCGGCCCAGCAACGCTGGACTAGTGGTGGACAACCCTCAGCTGAACAACAGCCACCCTGTCAAGGCCAGCAGCACACCCAGTGAAG atGTGGCTCCAGTAGGGGGCTCCAAGACCCAGCTGAGCCCAAGTGTCGTTGCCTCCTCCAGTCTGCCTCCCCCACCcccttcctctgctgctcctctcctccctccatctggAGGAGACACCGAGGATGATGAGGGCATGAAGCACCTGCAGCAG gaggcAGAGAAGATGGTGGCATCACTGCAGGACACTTCTTTGGAGGAGGAGTGTTTCACCcaggctctgcagcagcagcaggagagcaggaacacagcagctgctctgccGCTGTCACATGAGGCTGCGATGAAGTGGTTCTACAAGGACCCACAGGGAGAGATCcagg GCCCTTTCACCACAGTGGAGATGTGCGAGTGGTTCCAGGCTGGCTATTTCACCATGACCCTGCTGGTGAAGCGGGGCTGCGACGAAGGCTTTCAACCCCTGGGGGACGTCATCAAGATGTGGGGGCGTGTCCCCTTTGCCCCAGGGCCCTCCCCGCCCCCCCTGCTGGTGAGACAGCCACCACCAACGCAGCGCCCGCAGCCCACCCGGGGGCCCGCCGGGACTGTGAGTCAGAGCTCAGCCAACGTAGAGGATGGGGAAGGGAGGatgcagaggagagggaagatTGATAGACAGGTCACG GGAAACCTGGACCAGGAGCGCCTGAAAAAGCAACAGGAGCTGGCAGCCGCAGCAGCTCTGTATCAGCagctccaacagcagcagctattCCAGCTCATTAACAG GTGCAGTGAGCAGGGTATGATAAGCAGATCGATGTCAGTGCCAGATACAGGGTCCATGTGGGACATGCATACCTCAGCTTCACAGCCGTCAG GCGGTGAAGCCAGTCTTTGGGACATAACAATGAATCCTTCTACTCAGGGTCCAACTCTCGAACAGCTTCAAAAG CTCCAGCAGGAGAGGCGAGACGCTGAACTCAGGGCGAAgcgtgaggaggaggagcagcgtaagaggagggaggagaagaggaggcaacaggaggagcagaagaggagggaggaggaagagctcTTCAGACGCAAGCAG TGTCGTCAGCAGCAGGAACTGATCATGAAATTGCTGCAGCAGGCCCCTCAGCAGCAGGGTCCTGGGGCAGGTGGCTCAGGCTGGAGCGGGGCTCCCTCCTCTGGGCTCGCCAAAGCAGGAAAGCCCCCGGCTCTTGCTCTGCTGGAAATGcagcaggaggcagagaggctcctgaagcagcagcagcaacagagagCCCAGCAGAGAGAACGC CACTCCGGCATGTCAATGGGGAGCTCCTCCATGGGAGGGCAGTGGGTGGATGGTGTTGGTATGTGGGGCGGTCCTGGAGGTATGGAGGGTAAGGGTGGCAGTGGAGGCTCCTCAGGCAGCATGGGCATGTGGGACGAGGCTGTGAAGAACCAGGCCGGCCTGCGtggcaacagcaacaacaacatgggCTTGAAGAACAGTCGCAGCAGTCCTTCACTCAG TGATCAGTACATGATGCGTCGTAAGCGGactgatgaggaggagaagctgctgaagctgctgcagggcATGAAGCCTCAGGACGGCTTCACCACCTGGTGTGAACAGATGCTGCACGCTCTCAACACCTCTGCCAAcaactcatcctcctctctggaTG TTGCCACGATTGTGGCATATCTGAAGGAGGTGGAGTCTCCCTATGCAGTGCTGGACTTCATCCGGTGCTACCTAGGGGACACAGTGGAAGCCAAAGAGTTCGCCAAACAGTTTCTGGAGCGACGTGCCAAACAGAAAGCCAACcaacagaggcagcagcag TTATCAAAGGATGTGTCTGGATTGAACATGAACTTCCCTCTGCAG GACTCAATGCGAGGTATGAATCCAAGCACCCTGCAGTCCATGTTTCAAGCCAACCACATGGGCAAGGCTGGTCTCTATGACAACCAGGGggggaagatgaagaagaaacagcCCATGATGCTGCACTCTGACCCCAGCATCCTAG ggTACTCATTCCACAATGCGGGCGAGTGTCTGAGCCTGAATGAGATGGAGATGGTGGAGGATTACTGA
- the gigyf1a gene encoding GRB10-interacting GYF protein 1 isoform X2, whose amino-acid sequence MTAETLNFGPEWLRALSSGGSVTSPPPSPAMPKYKLAEYRYGREEMLALYIKDNKVPEDMQDKEFAAILQDEPMQPLALVPLTEEEQRNFSMSVNSVAVLRLMGKGVGGAAPAGVVRGRGATRGGRGRGRGEGGFYQRSIEEAEVGFGRSVREIHRSQSWDDRGERRFEKPLRREVGRPGFEESAGPGGPGRKEYTRADSDNWRTLREEQDEEEGEPGSSWRLTGPRRDDGGPRSAGWRDHAAPGESRRRKFDFDFRDSDGHGGGRRRAGSDGLEDDRDGLPEWCTDEEDGEMGTFDSSGAFMPMKKGGKETILEEEFEFKGIEEEEEEESFIDMERNSAEGDKEKESKEAGSAVGDGETKPASPSSSPPIHCTPPFVEPRPSNAGLVVDNPQLNNSHPVKASSTPSEDVAPVGGSKTQLSPSVVASSSLPPPPPSSAAPLLPPSGGDTEDDEGMKHLQQEAEKMVASLQDTSLEEECFTQALQQQQESRNTAAALPLSHEAAMKWFYKDPQGEIQGPFTTVEMCEWFQAGYFTMTLLVKRGCDEGFQPLGDVIKMWGRVPFAPGPSPPPLLVRQPPPTQRPQPTRGPAGTGNLDQERLKKQQELAAAAALYQQLQQQQLFQLINRCSEQGMISRSMSVPDTGSMWDMHTSASQPSGGEASLWDITMNPSTQGPTLEQLQKLQQERRDAELRAKREEEEQRKRREEKRRQQEEQKRREEEELFRRKQCRQQQELIMKLLQQAPQQQGPGAGGSGWSGAPSSGLAKAGKPPALALLEMQQEAERLLKQQQQQRAQQRERHSGMSMGSSSMGGQWVDGVGMWGGPGGMEGKGGSGGSSGSMGMWDEAVKNQAGLRGNSNNNMGLKNSRSSPSLSDQYMMRRKRTDEEEKLLKLLQGMKPQDGFTTWCEQMLHALNTSANNSSSSLDVATIVAYLKEVESPYAVLDFIRCYLGDTVEAKEFAKQFLERRAKQKANQQRQQQLSKDVSGLNMNFPLQDSMRGMNPSTLQSMFQANHMGKAGLYDNQGGKMKKKQPMMLHSDPSILGYSFHNAGECLSLNEMEMVEDY is encoded by the exons ATGACTGCTGAGACTCTTAACTTCGGCCCAGAATG GCTCCGTGCACTGTCCAGTGGGGGGAGTGTGACGTCCCCCCCTCCTTCCCCCGCCATGCCAAAGTACAAGCTGGCCGAGTACCGCTACGGCCGAGAGGAGATGTTAGCACTTTATATCAAAGACAACAAG gtCCCAGAGGACATGCAGGATAAGGAGTTTGCTGCTATTCTGCAAGATGAGCCCATGCAGCCACTGGCACTGGTGCCTCTcactgaggaggagcag AGGAACTTCTCCATGTCTGTGAACAGTGTGGCGGTgctgaggctcatgggaaaAGGGGTGGGTGGGGCCGCCCCAGCTGGAGTGGTCCGAGGACGAGGGGCCACACGAGGTGGTCGAG GACGAGGTCGTGGTGAAGGTGGATTCTACCAAAGAAGTATTGAAGAAGCAGAGGTGGGTTTCGGCCGCAGCGTCCGAGAGATACATCGCAGCCAGAGCTGGGATGACCG GGGCGAGCGTCGTTTTGAGAAGCCACTGCGGCGGGAGGTGGGGCGTCCTGGCTTTGAAGAGTCTGCAGGTCCCGGGGGTCCAGGGAGGAAGGAGTACACAAGGGCTGACAGCGATAACTGGCGCACCCTCCGGGAGGAGCAGGACGAGGAAGAAGGGGAGCCAggcagcagctggagacttaCTGGACCCCGCAGGGATG ATGGTGGTCCTCGCTCAGCAGGCTGGCGGGACCATGCCGCTCCAGGTGAGAGTCGTCGGAGGAAGTTTGATTTCGACTTCCGGGACTCTGATGGTCATGGCGGTGGCCGCCGGCGCGCAGGCAGTGACGGACTTGAGGATGACAGGGACGGCCTGCCCGAGTGGTGTACAGATGAGGAGGATGGGGAGATGGGCACTTTTGACTCCTCTGGAGCTTTCATGCCTATGAAG AAGGGTGGCAAGGAGACAATCCTGGAGGAGGAGTTTGAGTTTAAGGGgatagaagaggaagaagaggaggagagcttCATTGACATGGAGAGGAACAGTgctgaaggagacaaagaaaagg AGAGTAAAGAAGCTGGCTCTGCTGTAGGAGATGGTGAGACAAAGCCAGCAtcaccctcttcttctcctccaatCCACTGTACCCCTCCATTTGTGGAGCCTCGGCCCAGCAACGCTGGACTAGTGGTGGACAACCCTCAGCTGAACAACAGCCACCCTGTCAAGGCCAGCAGCACACCCAGTGAAG atGTGGCTCCAGTAGGGGGCTCCAAGACCCAGCTGAGCCCAAGTGTCGTTGCCTCCTCCAGTCTGCCTCCCCCACCcccttcctctgctgctcctctcctccctccatctggAGGAGACACCGAGGATGATGAGGGCATGAAGCACCTGCAGCAG gaggcAGAGAAGATGGTGGCATCACTGCAGGACACTTCTTTGGAGGAGGAGTGTTTCACCcaggctctgcagcagcagcaggagagcaggaacacagcagctgctctgccGCTGTCACATGAGGCTGCGATGAAGTGGTTCTACAAGGACCCACAGGGAGAGATCcagg GCCCTTTCACCACAGTGGAGATGTGCGAGTGGTTCCAGGCTGGCTATTTCACCATGACCCTGCTGGTGAAGCGGGGCTGCGACGAAGGCTTTCAACCCCTGGGGGACGTCATCAAGATGTGGGGGCGTGTCCCCTTTGCCCCAGGGCCCTCCCCGCCCCCCCTGCTGGTGAGACAGCCACCACCAACGCAGCGCCCGCAGCCCACCCGGGGGCCCGCCGGGACT GGAAACCTGGACCAGGAGCGCCTGAAAAAGCAACAGGAGCTGGCAGCCGCAGCAGCTCTGTATCAGCagctccaacagcagcagctattCCAGCTCATTAACAG GTGCAGTGAGCAGGGTATGATAAGCAGATCGATGTCAGTGCCAGATACAGGGTCCATGTGGGACATGCATACCTCAGCTTCACAGCCGTCAG GCGGTGAAGCCAGTCTTTGGGACATAACAATGAATCCTTCTACTCAGGGTCCAACTCTCGAACAGCTTCAAAAG CTCCAGCAGGAGAGGCGAGACGCTGAACTCAGGGCGAAgcgtgaggaggaggagcagcgtaagaggagggaggagaagaggaggcaacaggaggagcagaagaggagggaggaggaagagctcTTCAGACGCAAGCAG TGTCGTCAGCAGCAGGAACTGATCATGAAATTGCTGCAGCAGGCCCCTCAGCAGCAGGGTCCTGGGGCAGGTGGCTCAGGCTGGAGCGGGGCTCCCTCCTCTGGGCTCGCCAAAGCAGGAAAGCCCCCGGCTCTTGCTCTGCTGGAAATGcagcaggaggcagagaggctcctgaagcagcagcagcaacagagagCCCAGCAGAGAGAACGC CACTCCGGCATGTCAATGGGGAGCTCCTCCATGGGAGGGCAGTGGGTGGATGGTGTTGGTATGTGGGGCGGTCCTGGAGGTATGGAGGGTAAGGGTGGCAGTGGAGGCTCCTCAGGCAGCATGGGCATGTGGGACGAGGCTGTGAAGAACCAGGCCGGCCTGCGtggcaacagcaacaacaacatgggCTTGAAGAACAGTCGCAGCAGTCCTTCACTCAG TGATCAGTACATGATGCGTCGTAAGCGGactgatgaggaggagaagctgctgaagctgctgcagggcATGAAGCCTCAGGACGGCTTCACCACCTGGTGTGAACAGATGCTGCACGCTCTCAACACCTCTGCCAAcaactcatcctcctctctggaTG TTGCCACGATTGTGGCATATCTGAAGGAGGTGGAGTCTCCCTATGCAGTGCTGGACTTCATCCGGTGCTACCTAGGGGACACAGTGGAAGCCAAAGAGTTCGCCAAACAGTTTCTGGAGCGACGTGCCAAACAGAAAGCCAACcaacagaggcagcagcag TTATCAAAGGATGTGTCTGGATTGAACATGAACTTCCCTCTGCAG GACTCAATGCGAGGTATGAATCCAAGCACCCTGCAGTCCATGTTTCAAGCCAACCACATGGGCAAGGCTGGTCTCTATGACAACCAGGGggggaagatgaagaagaaacagcCCATGATGCTGCACTCTGACCCCAGCATCCTAG ggTACTCATTCCACAATGCGGGCGAGTGTCTGAGCCTGAATGAGATGGAGATGGTGGAGGATTACTGA